One part of the Synergistota bacterium genome encodes these proteins:
- the recO gene encoding DNA repair protein RecO — translation MILNRKVSKLDKLLFVFTREKGKLLVIAPGSVKLPNRFGGAIEPLNYGLMSIYYSVGSNFYLKEFDVKNSFLSVRGSLKRLRSSLSFFSLLNKLLPYEAPEAKLFDITLDFLNLLEEGSDPLLLELVVSLKAFDLLGFLPKLDTCSYCSGKISKEAFIKVEGPFLLCRSCSEANGLRIGAEGIALLGEIQKMPLAFFKDLRYNLKGLKEASLYLKILSEKVVGGVRFEFSGIDI, via the coding sequence ATAATTCTCAACAGAAAGGTATCTAAATTAGATAAACTTCTCTTTGTTTTTACTCGAGAGAAAGGGAAGCTCCTTGTTATAGCTCCAGGTAGCGTTAAGCTTCCTAATCGATTTGGTGGAGCGATAGAGCCTTTAAATTATGGTCTTATGAGTATATATTACTCTGTGGGGAGCAACTTTTATCTTAAAGAGTTTGATGTTAAGAATTCCTTCTTGAGTGTTAGAGGCTCTCTAAAAAGATTAAGATCTAGCTTATCTTTTTTTTCTCTGCTTAACAAACTTCTGCCCTATGAGGCTCCTGAAGCGAAGCTATTTGACATTACACTTGATTTTCTTAATTTACTTGAAGAAGGGTCAGATCCTCTGCTCTTAGAATTGGTTGTCTCCTTAAAAGCCTTCGACCTTTTAGGATTTTTACCAAAGCTTGATACATGTTCTTATTGTAGTGGTAAAATAAGTAAAGAGGCTTTCATAAAAGTTGAGGGTCCCTTTCTTCTATGTAGAAGTTGTTCTGAAGCTAATGGTTTAAGAATTGGAGCTGAAGGAATAGCTCTTTTAGGAGAGATTCAGAAGATGCCCTTAGCTTTCTTTAAAGATCTGAGGTATAACTTGAAGGGTTTGAAAGAGGCGTCTCTTTATTTAAAGATACTTTCTGAAAAGGTAGTAGGAGGTGTTAGATTTGAATTTTCAGGAATTGATATTTAG
- the glyQ gene encoding glycine--tRNA ligase subunit alpha, giving the protein MNFQELIFRLERFWAEQGCVIQQPYDIEVGAGTMNPATTLRSLGPEPWRVAYVEPSRRPTDGRYGENPNRLQHYYQYQVILKPAPDDIQELYLKSLEALGIDPKEHDVRFVEDDWEAPTLGAWGMGWEVWLDGMEITQFTYFQQVGGIDLDPIPVELTYGIERIAMFIQKVKSVFDLKWVGSVTYGDIHHRGEVEYSIYNFDEADVNMLRKLFEMYEKESERLIEKGLVLPSYDYVLKCSHTFNLLDARGAISVAERTHYISRVRNLARKCALAYIRQREDMGFPLLNKF; this is encoded by the coding sequence TTGAATTTTCAGGAATTGATATTTAGGCTTGAAAGGTTCTGGGCAGAGCAAGGATGTGTTATTCAACAACCTTATGATATTGAGGTTGGAGCGGGGACCATGAATCCCGCAACTACTTTGAGGTCTTTGGGGCCAGAGCCCTGGCGTGTTGCTTATGTGGAGCCATCTCGCCGTCCAACGGATGGAAGATATGGTGAGAATCCTAATAGGCTTCAACATTACTACCAGTATCAGGTTATATTAAAGCCAGCACCTGATGATATACAAGAGCTTTACTTAAAGAGTCTGGAGGCTTTAGGTATCGATCCTAAAGAACATGATGTTAGATTTGTTGAGGATGATTGGGAGGCTCCTACTCTTGGTGCTTGGGGTATGGGATGGGAGGTATGGCTTGATGGTATGGAGATTACACAGTTTACTTACTTTCAGCAGGTTGGTGGAATAGATTTGGATCCGATACCTGTTGAGCTTACATATGGTATAGAAAGGATAGCCATGTTTATACAAAAGGTGAAATCAGTCTTCGACCTTAAGTGGGTGGGATCTGTTACGTATGGTGATATACATCATAGAGGAGAAGTGGAATACTCTATCTATAACTTCGATGAGGCTGATGTAAATATGCTTAGGAAATTGTTTGAAATGTATGAAAAGGAATCAGAAAGGCTTATTGAGAAGGGCCTTGTTTTGCCTTCCTATGACTATGTTCTAAAGTGTTCCCACACTTTCAATCTTCTCGATGCGAGAGGGGCTATAAGCGTAGCTGAGAGGACCCACTATATATCTAGGGTTAGAAATCTTGCGAGAAAATGCGCCTTGGCTTATATAAGGCAGAGAGAGGATATGGGTTTCCCATTACTTAATAAGTTTTAA
- a CDS encoding hemolysin family protein: protein MESVSSNIVLLILCIVLSALFSASETALISLSKTKILGFIKNDPSKAKAWKSFLDDPQKVLVAILIGNNLVNITASALATSLSLNLFPNIGIGLAVGLMTFVILMFGEITPKGIALRYADGISKRVIYLMYLLSLIFYPVALIFSKIVDLLGGPKKRFLFPLITREELELLLSKKEEVDLEEEERKMIRSVINLEDKVVREIMVPRLDMVCLETSTSVKDAVKVISEYGHSRIPVYENNIDNIVGILYAKDLIPLMASAKWDEKVGNILRVPYFVPETKSVKELFEELRQKRIHIAIVVDEYGGTAGLVTMEDILEEIVGEIEDEYDRELPSVEKVRDDAYIVDGRMNLDELLELFGMEPDMEIDEREYDTVAGLLFSLFGRIPKSGEEVSFKGLKLKVIDVKKNRIRKVMISKEEEKNEET from the coding sequence ATGGAGTCTGTGAGTTCAAATATAGTTTTATTGATACTATGTATTGTTTTATCAGCTTTATTTTCTGCTTCAGAAACAGCTCTTATTTCTTTAAGTAAAACGAAGATCCTTGGTTTTATTAAAAACGATCCTTCTAAGGCTAAAGCTTGGAAATCATTTTTAGATGATCCTCAAAAGGTTCTTGTGGCCATTTTAATAGGAAATAATTTAGTTAATATAACCGCGTCTGCTTTAGCTACTTCCTTGTCGCTTAATCTTTTCCCTAACATTGGTATAGGCCTGGCGGTAGGTTTGATGACCTTTGTTATCCTTATGTTTGGGGAGATAACTCCAAAGGGTATAGCTTTAAGATATGCAGATGGGATTTCAAAGAGAGTCATTTATTTAATGTATCTTTTGTCACTGATTTTTTATCCGGTAGCACTTATATTTTCTAAAATAGTAGATCTTTTAGGGGGGCCCAAAAAGAGATTTCTTTTCCCTCTTATTACGAGAGAGGAGTTAGAGTTGCTTCTCTCAAAGAAAGAGGAAGTGGATCTCGAGGAAGAGGAGAGAAAGATGATAAGGAGCGTTATAAATCTTGAAGACAAGGTTGTAAGGGAGATAATGGTCCCTCGTCTCGATATGGTTTGTTTAGAAACATCAACTTCTGTTAAGGATGCGGTAAAGGTTATAAGTGAGTATGGGCATTCAAGGATCCCCGTTTATGAAAACAACATAGATAACATAGTAGGAATTCTCTATGCTAAGGATTTGATCCCGTTAATGGCAAGTGCTAAGTGGGATGAGAAGGTTGGAAATATATTAAGGGTTCCCTATTTCGTTCCAGAGACTAAGTCTGTTAAAGAGCTATTTGAAGAATTAAGGCAAAAGAGAATTCATATAGCTATAGTAGTTGACGAATACGGTGGAACAGCTGGCCTTGTTACCATGGAGGATATACTTGAAGAGATAGTGGGTGAAATCGAAGACGAGTACGATAGAGAACTTCCCTCGGTAGAGAAAGTAAGGGACGATGCTTATATAGTTGATGGTAGGATGAATTTAGATGAACTTCTTGAGCTTTTTGGTATGGAGCCAGATATGGAGATAGATGAACGGGAATATGATACAGTTGCAGGCTTGTTGTTTTCTCTATTTGGTAGAATACCTAAATCAGGGGAAGAGGTTAGCTTTAAAGGATTAAAGCTGAAGGTTATAGATGTCAAGAAAAATAGGATTAGAAAGGTTATGATTTCAAAAGAGGAAGAAAAAAATGAGGAAACTTAG
- a CDS encoding DUF881 domain-containing protein, protein MFGSLKGRENWILWLLLILLALNTFFFFRFMSTEGFGGKIGELKKAKGMAMILLQYYQLLASQLGVQNYPSVRSALAKLRFESESASTAEETLSAILYHGGLVYETIMSEAKNFHLNEIINLLSSDPKIKNFKGDTEIVIKRSPSGDKVIVEDRDGILSQELILRIEENPLFHRVVSPFRIEISDGKVTLLNEDYLKQKVEALRVELYSLKTRLETIASLAGFAPLEGEGITIKIYDAKKREGESSIIHDSDLRDVVNELFAAGALGVQIGNERVVTHTSIRCVGPIILVNHRPVPVDPVVVRAVGDPEVLISALKLIEKSLGLFGIKIEVTKEERIRLVGYRN, encoded by the coding sequence ATGTTTGGGAGCTTAAAGGGAAGAGAGAACTGGATACTGTGGTTACTTCTAATACTTCTAGCTCTTAATACGTTTTTCTTCTTCAGGTTTATGAGTACGGAGGGATTTGGAGGTAAAATTGGTGAGCTTAAAAAAGCTAAGGGTATGGCTATGATTCTTCTTCAATACTATCAGCTTTTGGCAAGTCAACTTGGTGTCCAGAATTATCCATCAGTTAGAAGCGCTTTGGCTAAGCTTAGGTTTGAAAGTGAATCAGCCTCTACAGCTGAGGAGACGCTAAGCGCTATTTTATATCATGGTGGATTGGTTTACGAGACGATAATGAGTGAAGCTAAGAATTTTCACTTAAATGAAATTATAAACCTGCTTTCTTCCGATCCTAAGATTAAGAATTTTAAAGGGGATACGGAAATAGTTATAAAAAGATCACCAAGTGGAGATAAGGTTATAGTGGAAGATAGGGATGGAATCCTTTCTCAAGAGCTTATCTTAAGGATAGAGGAAAATCCCTTGTTTCATAGGGTGGTTTCTCCCTTTAGGATAGAGATAAGCGATGGGAAGGTAACCTTGCTTAATGAAGATTACCTCAAGCAAAAAGTTGAGGCCTTAAGAGTTGAGCTTTATAGCTTAAAGACGCGTCTTGAGACAATAGCAAGCCTTGCCGGTTTTGCACCGTTAGAGGGAGAGGGAATAACGATTAAAATTTATGATGCTAAAAAAAGAGAAGGGGAATCTAGTATAATACATGATAGCGATCTTAGGGATGTAGTTAACGAATTGTTTGCTGCTGGTGCTCTTGGTGTTCAAATAGGAAATGAAAGGGTGGTTACTCATACCTCTATAAGATGTGTTGGGCCTATAATTCTTGTTAATCATAGGCCTGTTCCTGTTGATCCTGTAGTTGTAAGGGCGGTTGGAGATCCTGAAGTTTTAATATCCGCTCTTAAGCTAATAGAGAAAAGCTTAGGGCTTTTCGGGATTAAAATTGAAGTAACGAAAGAGGAAAGGATAAGATTAGTTGGTTATAGAAATTGA
- the era gene encoding GTPase Era — MSRKKAGFVTLAGRPNVGKSTLMNALLGKKVAIVSPKPQTTRTQVRGILTRDEGQIVFVDTPGIHKPKHLLGEEMVKIAIEALEGVDLILYVVEASDCELKQEDEIIISILSKVDTPKFLLINKIDLLDYKEAFWRVVELYQDKLYFREIIPISAVKGTNLDVLIEKIFQNLPDGEFLYPEDMITDQPLRFMIAEVIREKLFEELHQEIPYSVAVVIEEMEEREGKNLFYIRATIYVERESHRKIVIGKGGNMLKKIGKMAREEIEHILGNKRVFLELWVKVREDWRLSESDVRRLGFSEYQG; from the coding sequence ATGAGTAGGAAAAAGGCAGGATTCGTTACATTAGCTGGCAGGCCAAATGTTGGAAAATCTACACTTATGAATGCCCTTCTTGGTAAAAAAGTTGCCATAGTTTCTCCAAAACCTCAAACTACTCGAACTCAAGTGAGAGGGATATTAACAAGGGATGAAGGTCAGATAGTTTTTGTAGATACGCCTGGCATTCATAAGCCAAAACATCTTTTAGGTGAGGAGATGGTAAAAATAGCCATAGAGGCTCTTGAAGGAGTGGACTTAATACTGTATGTAGTTGAGGCTAGCGATTGTGAGTTAAAGCAGGAGGATGAAATTATTATATCTATTCTTAGCAAGGTGGATACTCCAAAGTTTCTTTTAATCAATAAGATAGATCTATTAGATTATAAAGAGGCCTTTTGGCGTGTAGTAGAGCTATACCAGGATAAGCTTTATTTTAGAGAGATCATACCTATATCAGCTGTTAAGGGAACGAATCTTGACGTTCTTATTGAGAAGATTTTTCAAAACCTCCCTGATGGGGAGTTTCTTTATCCTGAGGATATGATTACAGATCAGCCTTTAAGATTCATGATAGCAGAGGTTATAAGGGAAAAACTATTTGAGGAACTTCATCAGGAGATACCCTATTCGGTGGCAGTAGTAATAGAGGAGATGGAAGAAAGAGAAGGTAAAAACTTATTCTATATAAGGGCTACTATATATGTAGAGAGAGAATCTCATAGGAAGATAGTAATAGGTAAGGGAGGAAACATGCTTAAAAAAATAGGAAAAATGGCAAGGGAGGAGATAGAGCACATATTGGGTAATAAGAGAGTGTTTCTCGAGTTATGGGTTAAAGTCAGGGAGGATTGGAGGCTTTCTGAGAGCGATGTTAGGAGGTTAGGATTTTCTGAATACCAAGGGTGA
- a CDS encoding DUF502 domain-containing protein has protein sequence MRKLRHYFFAGLILVVPFSITLYVFYQIFLWIDANLGKIVPKITGYQIPGISFIFLGLLIVLTILIGMLTANYIGKRLVSFFEGLLSMIPLVRGIYMTVKQILEVILVKGESSFREVVLVEFPRKGMYCIGFVTSKRCGKLASKDEDIMIVFIPTTPNPTSGFMVLIPSSEAIPLSISVNQALKLVVSGGVLAKELLGEEGYVWELKGKRELDTVVTSNTSSS, from the coding sequence ATGAGGAAACTTAGACATTACTTTTTTGCAGGTCTTATACTTGTAGTTCCGTTTTCTATAACTCTATACGTATTCTATCAGATCTTTCTTTGGATAGATGCGAATCTTGGGAAGATAGTTCCTAAGATAACTGGCTATCAGATTCCAGGGATAAGCTTTATATTTCTTGGGCTTTTAATTGTATTAACCATTTTAATAGGTATGCTTACCGCCAACTATATAGGGAAAAGGCTTGTTTCTTTTTTTGAGGGTCTCCTTTCCATGATCCCCCTAGTTAGGGGAATTTACATGACGGTAAAGCAGATTCTTGAGGTTATATTAGTTAAAGGGGAGTCTTCTTTTAGGGAAGTTGTGCTTGTTGAGTTTCCAAGAAAGGGGATGTATTGTATCGGCTTTGTTACAAGCAAAAGATGTGGAAAATTAGCCTCTAAAGATGAGGACATTATGATAGTTTTCATTCCAACTACGCCTAACCCAACCTCTGGCTTTATGGTGCTTATTCCGTCGAGCGAAGCGATTCCCTTATCTATAAGTGTAAATCAGGCGTTGAAATTAGTAGTTTCGGGAGGGGTTTTGGCTAAAGAGTTATTGGGGGAAGAGGGATATGTTTGGGAGCTTAAAGGGAAGAGAGAACTGGATACTGTGGTTACTTCTAATACTTCTAGCTCTTAA